The uncultured Methanolobus sp. sequence ACGACCCTTTTTTCCAGAGTACCCTTGAACCTTATGATTGCAATGGTGATTTTCCTGAGCTTGTCAGGAGAATGATAAATGCCGGAAATGCCATGGATATCGGACCTATGAGTGCTGTGGCGGGTACTATCTCTGCCCTTGCGGTGGAGGCCATGGTTGATGCCGGGGCAAAGTTTGCGATTGTGGACAATGGCGGTGACATCGCTATTATCAACGACAGGCCGGTGCTTATGGGAATTTATGCAGGGAATTCTCCGCTGAAGAACCTTGGCTTTGTAATGGAACCACGTGATTCTATTACCGGAGTATGTACTTCCTCAGGCAGTGTCGGTCCTTCCATAAGTTTTGGAATGGCAGATGCAGCTGTGGTTTTTTCGGATGATGTGTCTCTGGCCGATGCTGCGGCCACAGCTCTTGGAAA is a genomic window containing:
- a CDS encoding UPF0280 family protein, giving the protein MKEYFRLKETIVTIQADSEFYIEAARESIRKNRRELELYIAYDPFFQSTLEPYDCNGDFPELVRRMINAGNAMDIGPMSAVAGTISALAVEAMVDAGAKFAIVDNGGDIAIINDRPVLMGIYAGNSPLKNLGFVMEPRDSITGVCTSSGSVGPSISFGMADAAVVFSDDVSLADAAATALGNATDIGREAVEDSFDVVKIVDGIKGAIVIQGEFMGFWGDVPDIQRADVKHECITKG